From Arachis stenosperma cultivar V10309 chromosome 2, arast.V10309.gnm1.PFL2, whole genome shotgun sequence, one genomic window encodes:
- the LOC130963057 gene encoding uncharacterized protein LOC130963057 → MWKHQKMIAKNQEASIKNVERQIGQLSKQFATEKPSSSLPSDTIPNSKEECKAVQLRSGRTLISINDTTKKPVESSKGPIGKEKSTDTEKTNDQDVMPNKNTEKQKKKEDKPTNSQEREEKLIQGQQQKEKAFTPSLPYPQRFNKETKDQHFHKFLETFKKLEINIPMAEALEQMPLYAKFLKDLINKKRSWSEKETVLLTEECSAVLQKGIPLKLKDPGSFVVSCTIGKMTLDKALCDLGASINLMPLSMMRKLAIKKLKPTRMSLVMADRSIKTPNGIVENLLVKVGEFIFPVDFVILDTEEEGNNSIILGRPFLATVRAIIDVEKGEMIFRVHNEQMVINVFKSIQHPPEQENYMKVDMIESLVEETLEATSHEQQDEEVEEEQEEEVVEISREDKEKEKPKQELKPLPSHLKYVFLGEEETLPLIINSSLNMEEKTRLIEVLKAHKAALGWTIDDIKGISPAICMHKILLEEESKPVVQPQRRLNPAMKEVVQKEVMKLWNAGIIFPISDSSWGEPGSSCTKKKRNDGHHQ, encoded by the coding sequence ATGTGGAAGCACCAAAAGATGATAGCTaagaatcaagaagcctccATAAAGAATGTGGAGAGACAAATTGGCCAGCTCTCTAAACAATTTGCAACAGAGAAGCCAtcaagttccttgccaagtgACACAATTCCCAATTCTAAAGAAGAGTGCAAGGCTGTGCAGTTAAGAAGTGGGAGAACATTAATAAGCATCAATGACACTACAAAGAAGCCAGTGGAGAGTAGCAAAGGGCCAATAGGAAAGGAAAAGTCAACAGACACAGAAAAAACCAATGATCAAGATGTGATGCCAAACAAGAACacagaaaagcaaaaaaagaaagaagacaaGCCAACCAATTcacaagagagagaggagaaattAATTCAAGGACAACAACAAAAGGAGAAagccttcactccttcattgCCATATCCACAGAGGTTCAACAAAGAAACCAAGGAtcaacatttccacaaattcctgGAGACTTTCAAGAAACTGGAGATAAACATCCCTATGGCCGAGGCATTAGAGCAgatgcctctatatgccaaatttttaaaagatctgATCAACAAAAAGAGAAGCTGGAGTGAGAAGGAGACTGTGCtgctcactgaagaatgtagcgCCGTGCTTCAAAAAGGAATCCCACtgaagcttaaagatccagggagctttgtAGTTTCATGCACCATAGGTAAAATGACTCTAGACAAAGCTctttgtgatcttggagctagtatcaacttaatgcccctATCCATGATGAGGAAGCTTGCCATAAAAAAGCTcaaacccaccaggatgtcactagtcatggcTGATAGATCAATCAAAACACccaatggaattgtggaaaatttgttagtgaaggttggggAGTTTATCTTCCCTGTAGACTTTGTAATCTTAGACACCGAAGAAGAAGgaaacaattcaatcatcttaGGAAGGCCATTTTTAGCAACTGTAAGAGCTATTATcgatgtggaaaaaggagaaatgatctTCAGGGTGCATAATGAGCAAATGGTCATCAATGTCTTCAAATCAATACAACATCCTCCTGAACAAGAGAACTACATGAAGGTGGATATGATAGAAAGCCTGGTAGAAGAAACGTTAGAGGCCACTAGTCATGAGCAACAGGATGAAGAAGTGGAAGAGGAACAGgaagaagaagtggtagaaATCTCCCGTGAAGACAAGGAGAAAGAGAAGCCAAAACAAGAGTTGAAGCCTCTCCCCTCTCACCTCAAATATGTGTTCCTGGGAGAAGAAGAGACCCTACCGCTGATCATTAACTCCTCCTTGAATATGGAAGAAAAAACAAGGCTGATTGAAGTGCTGAAAGCTCACAAAGCAGCCTTGGGGTGGACAATTGACGATATCaaaggcattagcccagccattTGTATGCACAAAATTTTGTTGGAAGAAGAATCAAAGCCTGTGGTTCAACCCCAAAGAAGGCtcaacccagccatgaaggaggtagttCAAAAAGAAGTCATGAAGTTATGGAATGCTGGAATAATTTTTCCAATCTCTGACAGCTCATGGGGTGAGCCCGGTTCAAGTTGTACCAAAAAAAAGAGGAATGACGGTCATCACcaatga